A single window of Nocardia sp. NBC_01327 DNA harbors:
- a CDS encoding MlaE family ABC transporter permease, with amino-acid sequence MRLEVAEHADPESAPDETEAPEPTLRQPVPPILRPFVGLALWAWNTLLGSIGTFGRLVLLTVDSLYGLVRDIAKLQHPWRETLTQAWFMMSVSGWPAILISVPLGAIIQIQAGSLAAQVGATSQAGAAGGLGVIRQAAPMISGILMGGAVGAAVAADLGARKIREEIDAIRTLGINPNHRLVAPRLAAMFLVGPLMCILVVFVGMSTIYMMTLVQGGVPGAFFNSFAAFASTGDLLIAVIKTVIFGILVVLVASQRGFEASGGPKGVADCVNATVVLGVMITFAANVLITQLLTIWFPDNMGL; translated from the coding sequence ATGCGACTCGAGGTGGCAGAGCATGCCGACCCGGAATCGGCGCCGGACGAGACCGAGGCCCCGGAACCCACACTGCGGCAACCGGTTCCGCCGATTCTGCGCCCGTTCGTGGGATTGGCGCTGTGGGCCTGGAATACGCTGCTCGGCTCCATCGGCACTTTCGGCCGATTGGTGCTGCTGACCGTCGATTCCCTGTACGGGCTGGTGCGCGATATCGCCAAACTCCAGCACCCGTGGCGCGAAACTCTCACGCAGGCCTGGTTCATGATGAGCGTTTCGGGCTGGCCCGCGATTCTCATCTCGGTCCCGCTCGGTGCGATCATCCAGATTCAGGCCGGATCACTCGCGGCCCAGGTCGGAGCCACCTCACAGGCCGGTGCGGCGGGCGGACTGGGCGTGATTCGGCAAGCGGCCCCGATGATCTCGGGCATTCTCATGGGTGGCGCGGTGGGGGCCGCGGTCGCCGCCGATCTGGGCGCCCGCAAGATTCGCGAGGAGATCGACGCCATTCGGACCCTGGGCATCAATCCGAATCACCGATTGGTCGCCCCGCGGCTGGCCGCCATGTTTCTCGTCGGCCCGCTCATGTGCATTCTTGTGGTCTTCGTCGGCATGTCGACCATCTACATGATGACGCTGGTGCAGGGCGGCGTTCCCGGCGCGTTCTTCAATTCCTTTGCGGCCTTTGCCAGTACCGGCGATCTGCTCATCGCCGTCATCAAGACGGTCATTTTCGGAATCCTCGTCGTCCTGGTCGCGAGCCAGCGCGGTTTCGAGGCCTCCGGCGGCCCCAAGGGCGTGGCCGATTGCGTGAATGCGACCGTCGTGCTCGGCGTCATGATCACCTTCGCCGCGAATGTGCTCATCACCCAATTGCTCACGATCTGGTTTCCGGACAATATGGGGCTCTGA
- a CDS encoding ABC transporter permease, translated as MVLPSKYRALGARSFTRAANSLAPIVGLGHQFAFAYHVLRAVPRTIHRYRRQIGVVFMDIGWGNGRVIVGGGTVGVVVFMGLMTGAAIGIEAFRLLDMLGMGPLTGFISSFANTRELAPLIAAIAFAAQAGCRITAEIGSMRISEEIDALEATAVEPIPFVVTTRVIAGVLIVIPVYLASLSCSYFATAFFIKVIHGQAGGTYDHYFQAFLNPKDIFLSLFKAIVFVVVVILVHSYYGFYASGGPEGVGVASGRAIRASLVLIVVLDLMLTTALWGMFVSDIRITG; from the coding sequence ATGGTTCTGCCATCGAAATACCGGGCGCTGGGGGCACGTTCGTTCACCCGCGCGGCCAACAGTCTCGCTCCCATTGTGGGGCTCGGCCACCAATTCGCCTTCGCCTATCACGTATTGCGGGCCGTCCCGCGCACCATCCACCGCTATCGCCGCCAGATCGGTGTCGTCTTCATGGACATCGGCTGGGGCAACGGACGTGTCATCGTCGGCGGCGGGACCGTCGGTGTGGTGGTCTTCATGGGCCTGATGACCGGTGCGGCCATCGGCATCGAGGCCTTCCGGCTCCTGGACATGCTGGGCATGGGCCCGCTCACCGGATTCATCTCCTCCTTCGCGAACACCCGCGAGCTGGCTCCGCTTATCGCCGCCATCGCCTTTGCGGCACAGGCGGGTTGCCGGATCACCGCCGAAATCGGCTCCATGCGAATATCGGAGGAGATCGACGCCCTGGAAGCCACTGCGGTGGAACCGATTCCGTTCGTCGTCACCACCCGCGTCATCGCCGGCGTGCTCATCGTGATCCCGGTGTACCTGGCCTCACTCTCGTGCAGCTACTTCGCGACCGCCTTCTTCATCAAGGTGATCCACGGACAGGCCGGCGGCACCTACGACCACTACTTCCAGGCGTTCCTGAATCCGAAGGACATCTTCCTCTCGCTGTTCAAGGCCATTGTCTTCGTCGTCGTGGTCATCCTGGTGCACTCCTACTACGGCTTCTATGCCTCGGGCGGCCCGGAGGGTGTGGGTGTGGCCTCCGGCCGTGCCATTCGCGCCAGCCTGGTGCTCATCGTCGTGCTGGACCTGATGCTCACCACCGCGCTGTGGGGCATGTTCGTCAGCGATATTCGAATTACGGGATAA
- a CDS encoding MlaD family protein — protein MGIARYQAVDGRGPKPWQLLLTGLVGGAVLAVISLVFATYVKGGFTPAFTVNIEAEQVGEGIVEGADVKMDGLRIGQVSKVESQGAQRQFVRLSVNPENAKFLADNVQARFVSSNTLGMTALELFYLGARGTPLHSGATITLAKDSMTVTVTSVIRMVGEQLGKIDTGPIGRIGKVLDFEGSADGIGKMISTAIDLGRMKVGDDILVGLDPRPALQDGARFSDDLVHVSRGLLETFRAQASRISFLTDRHEDLEGIVTLIGQVIGDAIKIFPQPGFTQVVDAVLSVLKPISGAAGGLTSFYTRLPQLLDQIDKSFVANPDGTVSLQVQLLLAGLPYLGGDPAVVAAGPQTVPAGPSVLPGMPQIPGLPIPPGLFGAPAPASGGDR, from the coding sequence ATGGGAATTGCCAGATATCAGGCCGTCGACGGACGTGGTCCCAAGCCGTGGCAGCTACTGCTCACCGGACTGGTGGGCGGCGCGGTGCTGGCGGTGATCTCGCTGGTCTTCGCGACCTATGTCAAGGGCGGGTTCACACCGGCCTTCACCGTCAATATCGAGGCGGAACAGGTCGGCGAGGGCATTGTCGAGGGCGCCGACGTCAAAATGGACGGCCTGCGCATCGGCCAGGTCAGCAAGGTGGAGAGCCAGGGCGCGCAGCGCCAGTTCGTGCGGCTGTCGGTGAATCCGGAGAACGCGAAGTTCCTGGCCGACAATGTGCAGGCGCGGTTCGTCTCCTCCAATACCCTCGGCATGACGGCGCTCGAGCTGTTCTATCTCGGCGCCCGGGGCACGCCGCTGCACAGCGGTGCGACCATCACGCTGGCCAAGGACTCCATGACGGTCACCGTCACCTCGGTCATCCGCATGGTCGGCGAGCAGCTCGGCAAGATCGATACCGGTCCGATCGGCCGCATCGGCAAGGTGCTCGATTTCGAGGGCAGCGCCGACGGCATCGGCAAGATGATCTCCACCGCCATCGATCTCGGGCGCATGAAGGTCGGTGACGACATCCTGGTCGGGCTCGATCCGCGGCCGGCGCTGCAGGACGGCGCGCGCTTCAGCGACGACCTGGTGCATGTGTCCCGGGGGCTGCTGGAGACCTTCCGGGCGCAGGCGTCGCGCATCAGCTTCCTCACCGATCGGCACGAGGACCTGGAGGGGATCGTCACGCTGATCGGCCAGGTGATCGGTGATGCGATCAAGATCTTCCCGCAGCCGGGTTTCACCCAGGTCGTCGATGCCGTGCTGAGTGTGCTGAAACCGATCAGCGGTGCGGCCGGCGGGCTCACCAGCTTCTATACCCGGCTGCCGCAATTGCTCGACCAGATCGACAAATCCTTTGTCGCCAATCCCGATGGGACGGTCTCGCTCCAGGTGCAACTTTTGCTCGCAGGCCTGCCGTATCTCGGCGGCGATCCCGCGGTCGTCGCGGCCGGGCCGCAGACCGTGCCCGCCGGGCCGTCCGTGCTTCCCGGAATGCCGCAGATACCGGGCCTCCCGATTCCGCCGGGACTGTTCGGCGCACCCGCACCGGCTTCGGGTGGTGATCGATGA
- a CDS encoding MlaD family protein: protein MKSVGAAAIRLIIVSVVIAVMGAMIWTALQTPVKEHVRSYSAHISDVSGLKKGSDVRMAGVQVGKVTDIALDGTVAYVEFSVAEGQQLYDNTEVSVLFSSLVGDRYLAVQQKVAPGNKVPPGALIPLERTHGSFDISELFDAVRPIFDTLSAGSVDKFLENLLLVVSGDGRGLGPVMDSLNQIIAVAADQEPVVTLLADNFSGLLNRFQGQSPKIDGMIDQLLDTVDLLYGKLDSLKSLIDKAIPGLNAAMPLFDRLVGIYYDNFPGMDRLYSTLLGPDMVGFIRQTLAAVPLAAQTLDTLVLEPKAGQTWSCLSGLPIPNTILMGTERMEGCK, encoded by the coding sequence ATGAAATCCGTTGGTGCAGCGGCAATCCGGTTGATCATCGTCAGCGTGGTCATCGCCGTCATGGGCGCCATGATCTGGACCGCCCTGCAGACCCCGGTCAAGGAACACGTCCGCAGCTACTCCGCGCACATCTCCGATGTGTCGGGCCTGAAAAAGGGTTCGGATGTGCGGATGGCGGGTGTGCAGGTCGGCAAGGTCACCGATATCGCGCTCGACGGCACGGTCGCCTATGTGGAGTTCAGCGTCGCCGAGGGGCAGCAGCTCTACGACAATACCGAAGTCTCCGTGCTGTTTTCGTCGCTCGTCGGCGACCGGTATCTGGCTGTGCAGCAGAAGGTCGCGCCCGGCAACAAGGTTCCGCCCGGCGCCCTGATCCCCCTCGAGCGCACGCACGGATCCTTCGACATCTCGGAGCTTTTCGATGCGGTGCGGCCGATCTTCGACACGCTGTCCGCCGGATCGGTGGACAAGTTCCTGGAGAATCTGCTGCTGGTGGTCTCCGGTGACGGGCGCGGACTGGGTCCGGTCATGGACAGTCTGAACCAGATCATCGCGGTGGCCGCCGATCAGGAGCCGGTGGTGACACTGCTCGCCGACAACTTCTCCGGACTACTCAATCGTTTTCAGGGGCAATCGCCCAAGATCGACGGAATGATCGACCAGCTCCTGGACACGGTCGATCTGCTCTACGGCAAACTCGATTCGCTGAAAAGCCTGATAGACAAGGCGATTCCGGGGCTGAACGCCGCCATGCCGCTGTTCGACCGGCTGGTCGGCATCTACTACGACAACTTCCCCGGCATGGACCGGCTCTACAGCACCCTGCTCGGACCGGACATGGTCGGCTTCATCCGGCAGACGCTGGCCGCGGTGCCGCTGGCGGCACAGACGCTCGACACCCTGGTGCTGGAACCGAAGGCGGGGCAGACCTGGAGCTGCCTGAGCGGGCTGCCCATTCCGAACACGATTCTCATGGGCACGGAGCGCATGGAGGGCTGCAAATGA
- a CDS encoding MlaD family protein produces MNLSSATATLQRLQTRRIRLPRWTVRSAQAQNRFEFRVGILAILLTVGALVAAVGAFVIPFGENVYRAEFKNSGDVRAGDDVRVAGISLGKVRTVTLVGDHAEIAFGLDSKVHVGVDSHVVVKLLTPIGGRYLSVEPAGPDTASGKIIPREHTRTPYDLSAAMEDVTPALSALDVGKLRDTIGKLAGAFQEQPQALDGILNNVNSLSAIVAQRRTEFARALDVSKEYLETIMNKLDRLQLAGQHVLDLYRVVAANRDGLVTLVAQIRRAFDYITPVFKFADQQLGPVLDPLYDSMDKEVAELVRNKDALAGMNTNLAQLLEWFAKNSDNPYVRVDHSGATITDTPLCPHGKPGC; encoded by the coding sequence ATGAACCTGTCATCGGCCACCGCGACGCTGCAGCGGCTGCAGACTCGGCGAATCCGCCTCCCGCGCTGGACCGTTCGTAGTGCACAGGCGCAGAACAGGTTCGAGTTCCGGGTCGGAATCCTCGCCATTCTGCTGACCGTCGGTGCGCTGGTCGCCGCGGTCGGCGCATTCGTTATTCCGTTCGGCGAGAACGTGTATCGCGCCGAGTTCAAGAATTCCGGTGATGTGCGGGCCGGTGACGACGTCCGTGTCGCCGGGATCTCGCTGGGCAAGGTCCGCACGGTGACGCTGGTCGGCGATCATGCGGAAATCGCGTTCGGACTCGACAGCAAGGTGCATGTCGGTGTGGATTCGCACGTGGTGGTCAAGCTGCTGACCCCCATCGGCGGGCGCTATCTGTCCGTCGAGCCCGCCGGACCGGACACCGCCTCGGGCAAGATCATTCCGCGCGAGCACACCAGGACGCCCTACGATCTGTCCGCCGCCATGGAGGATGTGACACCCGCGCTGTCCGCACTCGATGTCGGCAAGCTGCGCGACACCATCGGCAAACTGGCCGGCGCCTTCCAGGAGCAGCCGCAGGCGCTCGACGGAATCCTGAACAATGTCAACAGCCTCTCGGCGATCGTGGCGCAGCGCCGCACCGAATTCGCACGCGCCCTGGACGTCTCGAAGGAGTACCTCGAGACGATCATGAACAAGCTGGACCGGCTGCAACTCGCCGGACAGCACGTGCTCGACCTGTACCGGGTGGTGGCGGCGAACCGGGACGGGCTGGTCACGCTGGTCGCACAGATCCGGCGGGCGTTCGACTACATCACCCCGGTGTTCAAGTTCGCCGATCAGCAATTGGGGCCGGTGCTCGATCCGCTCTACGACTCCATGGACAAGGAGGTCGCCGAGCTGGTGCGCAATAAGGACGCGCTGGCGGGCATGAACACCAATCTCGCGCAGCTGCTCGAGTGGTTCGCCAAGAACTCCGACAACCCCTACGTCCGCGTCGACCATTCGGGGGCCACCATCACCGATACACCGCTGTGCCCGCACGGGAAGCCGGGGTGCTGA
- a CDS encoding MlaD family protein — protein sequence MSVRNPLRVFRGRVIPRSRKGRILAMVGAVALVMGLFVAVTGKQYYDSTEAPLAVCAEFRDAVGLYKGNKVTMLGIQVGNVVDIEPRADGVLVRMTVDRKVRLAQQLGAVTIANSIVTDRRVELGPAYGGGGTFDYRHCIPKERTKTPVGFTEAMRAVANLSEDLTGKPHDAPLQQPAPNVLGDSLKEIAHQVHDSAVPLNGAIRNVSDILGDSAAGANYLMGAILKEFRKISENLDQGAGDGEFLLDATTDALNIITRIGPDLVGIISDISVWVPPLANLLVYKWGRLIMAGLDGIMPVIFRILDHTADFVNLAKEVPPALQGAAHLFDENLGAGRLQYVPPSFRIDPSLARDICSVAKPWFAQCNHDFAPGETVDLGLVQLLMSAAGGR from the coding sequence ATGAGCGTTCGAAATCCATTGCGGGTCTTCCGCGGTCGGGTGATTCCGCGCAGCCGCAAGGGGCGGATACTCGCCATGGTCGGCGCGGTCGCGCTGGTGATGGGGCTGTTCGTGGCCGTCACCGGCAAGCAGTACTACGACAGCACCGAGGCCCCGCTGGCCGTCTGCGCCGAATTCCGGGATGCCGTCGGGCTGTACAAGGGCAATAAGGTGACCATGCTCGGCATCCAGGTGGGCAATGTGGTCGATATCGAACCGCGGGCCGACGGGGTGCTGGTGCGGATGACCGTGGACCGGAAGGTGCGGCTGGCCCAGCAGCTGGGCGCGGTCACCATTGCCAACTCCATTGTCACCGACCGCCGGGTCGAACTCGGACCGGCCTACGGCGGCGGCGGGACATTCGACTACCGGCACTGTATTCCCAAGGAGCGCACCAAGACTCCGGTCGGATTCACCGAAGCCATGCGGGCCGTCGCCAATTTGTCCGAAGACCTGACCGGTAAGCCGCATGATGCGCCGCTGCAGCAGCCGGCCCCGAATGTGCTCGGTGACTCGCTGAAGGAGATCGCGCACCAGGTGCACGACAGTGCGGTGCCGCTCAATGGCGCGATTCGCAATGTGTCCGACATTCTCGGCGACTCCGCGGCGGGCGCCAACTATCTGATGGGTGCGATTCTCAAGGAGTTCCGCAAGATCAGCGAGAATCTCGACCAGGGCGCGGGTGACGGCGAATTCCTGCTCGACGCGACCACCGATGCGCTGAACATCATCACTCGCATCGGTCCCGATCTGGTCGGCATCATCAGCGATATCTCGGTCTGGGTGCCGCCACTGGCCAATCTGCTCGTCTACAAGTGGGGGCGGCTGATCATGGCGGGCCTGGATGGAATCATGCCGGTGATCTTCCGAATCCTCGATCACACAGCGGATTTCGTGAATCTAGCGAAGGAGGTGCCACCCGCGCTGCAGGGCGCGGCGCACCTGTTCGACGAGAATCTGGGCGCGGGGCGGCTGCAGTACGTGCCGCCGAGTTTCCGGATCGATCCGTCGCTGGCCCGGGATATCTGCTCGGTGGCCAAACCCTGGTTCGCACAGTGCAATCACGATTTCGCACCCGGCGAGACCGTGGACCTGGGCCTGGTGCAGCTGCTCATGTCCGCGGCCGGTGGGAGGTGA
- a CDS encoding MlaD family protein, whose translation MTGKIWRTVLLGVLTVAAVTSCAVRPLDMPLPGTRYGKPTYQVRVEFGDVLSLPLKTKVELNGAQIGVVDSVSVRPRPDARVPELPADQQPYYQPTAILAIDRNVRLPAETRAEMAQQTLFGDTFVKLTIPERNSGRMLSQGSVIPITQTKQATSVEQYMTAVVSWVTGGNVPFVQSFVGSVNQAFPTDSGDLKDFMSKFSVAIDRIGASTGQLSAILNNATAALDTFRQADDVWRFVFDQAPVLLGVVQKVLPDIMYFIESLRDLASYAGDILTDKTDPATTTRVDRINRFLDVWTPLAQAVIATPNQVPRTLSAIDALLQNKIVPFLSARGLPSLTITDIAPQTPPELLTGDPVADARIVAANEQAFRDRVNPVLKLVGLVR comes from the coding sequence ATGACCGGAAAAATTTGGCGCACAGTACTTCTCGGCGTGCTGACGGTGGCCGCGGTGACGAGCTGCGCGGTGCGGCCGCTCGATATGCCGCTGCCGGGCACCCGCTACGGCAAGCCGACCTATCAGGTGCGGGTGGAATTCGGCGATGTGCTGTCGCTGCCGCTCAAGACCAAGGTCGAACTCAATGGCGCGCAGATCGGTGTGGTCGATTCGGTGAGCGTCCGGCCGCGGCCGGACGCGCGCGTGCCGGAACTGCCTGCCGATCAGCAGCCCTACTATCAGCCGACCGCCATCCTGGCCATCGACCGGAATGTGAGGCTGCCCGCCGAGACCAGGGCGGAAATGGCGCAGCAGACGCTGTTCGGCGACACCTTTGTGAAACTGACTATCCCGGAGCGGAATTCGGGACGAATGCTGTCGCAGGGCAGCGTCATTCCGATCACCCAGACCAAACAGGCCACCAGCGTCGAGCAGTACATGACGGCCGTTGTCAGCTGGGTGACCGGCGGCAATGTGCCATTCGTGCAGAGCTTCGTCGGCAGTGTCAATCAGGCGTTCCCGACCGACTCCGGTGATCTGAAGGACTTCATGTCGAAGTTCTCGGTGGCCATTGATCGGATCGGGGCCAGCACCGGACAGTTGAGCGCCATTCTCAACAATGCGACCGCGGCGCTGGACACCTTCCGGCAGGCGGATGATGTGTGGCGCTTCGTCTTCGACCAGGCCCCGGTGCTGCTGGGCGTGGTGCAGAAGGTGCTGCCCGACATCATGTACTTCATCGAATCGCTGCGGGATCTGGCCTCGTACGCCGGCGATATCCTGACCGACAAGACGGACCCCGCGACCACTACCCGTGTGGATCGGATCAACCGCTTCCTCGATGTGTGGACACCGCTGGCGCAGGCCGTGATCGCCACGCCGAACCAGGTGCCGCGCACGCTGAGCGCCATCGACGCGCTGCTGCAGAACAAGATCGTGCCGTTCCTGTCGGCGCGCGGACTGCCGTCCCTCACCATCACCGATATCGCGCCGCAGACGCCGCCGGAGCTGCTCACTGGTGATCCGGTCGCGGACGCGCGCATTGTCGCGGCCAATGAACAGGCCTTCCGTGATCGGGTGAATCCGGTCCTGAAATTGGTGGGGTTGGTGCGATGA
- a CDS encoding MlaD family protein — protein MTRKILVSALAMVIMAVGASAYLTYGVFGFRPGARTYSLSVLLPTSGGLMQTSPVTLNGLQVGKVVGLAKAEGGVLASLSVKADYRIGMDSEVTVANLSAVGEQYINFAPKSTQGPYFSDGGVVPAAQVVQPLTIARALGGVQSVIAQIDPDAINSILQGADIAIQDVGPSIQKLVESGSMFATTLRQNRELIQRLLGFLASSASESSGAKLTLLRESADRLAHTLLPELPVLLDQLISITEESGGRQVVPFIPLGQRLMKYLTALIGKGGPALEVLRPYLLDPVENSYVDLGTTMDGLLAAFPDGKGFRVLVDIPH, from the coding sequence ATGACCCGCAAGATTCTGGTGTCGGCGCTGGCCATGGTGATCATGGCCGTCGGCGCCTCGGCCTACCTGACCTACGGCGTATTCGGCTTCCGGCCGGGTGCGCGCACCTATTCGCTCTCGGTGCTGCTGCCGACCTCGGGCGGTCTCATGCAGACCTCGCCGGTGACGCTCAACGGCTTACAGGTCGGCAAGGTGGTCGGGCTGGCGAAGGCCGAGGGCGGAGTGCTGGCGAGTTTGTCGGTCAAGGCCGACTATCGCATCGGCATGGACTCGGAGGTGACGGTGGCCAATCTGTCCGCCGTCGGCGAGCAGTACATCAACTTCGCGCCGAAATCGACTCAGGGCCCGTACTTCTCGGACGGCGGGGTGGTTCCGGCCGCCCAGGTGGTGCAACCGCTGACCATTGCGCGCGCCCTCGGAGGCGTGCAGTCGGTGATCGCGCAGATCGATCCGGACGCCATCAATTCGATTCTGCAGGGCGCGGATATCGCGATTCAGGATGTGGGACCGAGCATTCAGAAGCTCGTGGAGTCCGGCAGCATGTTCGCGACCACACTGCGGCAGAACCGCGAACTCATTCAGCGGCTTCTGGGATTTCTGGCGTCGTCGGCCTCGGAATCCTCGGGCGCGAAGCTCACACTGCTGCGCGAGAGCGCCGACCGGCTCGCCCACACCCTGCTGCCGGAGCTGCCGGTACTGCTCGATCAGCTGATCAGCATTACCGAGGAAAGCGGTGGGCGACAGGTGGTTCCGTTCATTCCGCTGGGACAGCGACTCATGAAATATCTGACCGCGCTGATCGGCAAGGGCGGACCGGCGCTGGAGGTGCTGCGGCCGTATCTGCTCGATCCGGTGGAGAACTCGTATGTGGATCTGGGCACAACCATGGACGGGCTACTCGCGGCATTCCCGGACGGGAAGGGGTTCCGCGTGCTGGTGGACATACCGCACTAG
- a CDS encoding alpha/beta hydrolase, with amino-acid sequence MPAQSHNAAFDRAPESVTIELRRRASLPLRIAHPLSYNTLRRGIDALVWLGGKRPLRGHTVIFAPVELADPLARVLIPPRGTQRRPVRFEHFGAEWVWHANTVDPERLRDGAILYFHGGGFVACGLNTHRRIVARIARDSGMPLLNVDYRQLPWAHITDTIEDCLAAYRHLLAEGFEPAHIVFAGDSAGGGLAFTTALEARNRGLPIPGGIAAIAPWADLDSTDKIAHPNNGVDPMLSGEALAIPALWGFAVDGVLDPLWSPVNRDFSGMPPVLIQVGSTEVLRADADKLAERCAAAGVECRVQVWDKAIHVFHAAADILPDAREAIREIGRFNQRIGHGEVAAWLAPRPRLRDRVRRRRIAA; translated from the coding sequence ATGCCCGCTCAATCCCACAACGCCGCATTCGACCGTGCGCCGGAATCCGTCACCATCGAACTGCGCCGCCGGGCCAGCCTGCCGCTGCGCATCGCACATCCGCTGTCCTACAACACACTTCGGCGAGGTATCGACGCCCTGGTGTGGCTCGGCGGCAAGCGGCCGCTCCGCGGGCACACCGTGATCTTCGCGCCCGTCGAACTCGCCGATCCGCTCGCGCGGGTGCTCATCCCGCCGCGCGGTACCCAGCGCCGGCCGGTGCGGTTCGAGCACTTCGGGGCCGAATGGGTGTGGCACGCCAATACCGTCGATCCGGAGCGGTTGCGCGATGGCGCCATCCTCTACTTCCACGGCGGCGGATTTGTCGCCTGCGGGCTCAATACCCATCGGCGCATCGTGGCGCGCATTGCCCGGGACAGCGGGATGCCGCTGCTGAATGTCGACTATCGGCAGCTGCCCTGGGCGCATATCACCGACACCATCGAGGATTGCCTCGCCGCGTACCGGCATCTGCTCGCCGAGGGATTCGAGCCCGCGCACATTGTTTTCGCGGGGGACTCCGCCGGTGGTGGGCTGGCATTCACCACCGCATTGGAGGCGCGGAATCGCGGGCTGCCCATACCGGGCGGTATTGCTGCCATCGCGCCGTGGGCGGATCTGGACTCCACCGATAAGATCGCGCACCCGAACAATGGGGTCGATCCCATGCTTTCCGGTGAAGCGCTGGCGATTCCGGCCCTGTGGGGTTTTGCCGTGGACGGGGTCCTGGACCCGCTCTGGTCGCCGGTCAACCGCGACTTCAGCGGTATGCCGCCGGTGCTCATCCAGGTCGGGTCCACCGAGGTGCTGCGCGCCGACGCCGACAAGCTGGCGGAGCGCTGCGCGGCGGCCGGGGTCGAATGCCGAGTGCAGGTGTGGGACAAGGCAATCCACGTCTTCCATGCCGCCGCCGATATCCTGCCCGATGCCCGCGAGGCCATTCGGGAGATCGGCCGCTTCAATCAGCGGATCGGGCACGGTGAGGTGGCCGCCTGGCTCGCACCGCGTCCGCGACTGCGGGATCGGGTCCGGCGTCGTCGCATTGCTGCATAA
- a CDS encoding acyl-ACP desaturase, translating to MTPVELLSELEPVAEANLNRHLSLAKTWHPHDYVPWGEGRNFAAMGGTDWSPEQSRLSPLARAAMVTNLLTEDNLPSYHRLISESFSRDRAWGTWVDRWTAEENRHGIALRDYLVVTRGVDPVALEHARMICVSQGVDDPTGTGDHAVLHGVAYVTFQELATRVSHRNTGRVCEDPIADRMLARIAADENLHMVFYRNICGAALDLVPDDAIEAIATVIRNFRMPGAGMPDFRRNSVLLAKHGIYDLRQHLDEVIMPVLRQWNLFDRTDFTARGEQTREELGAHLDQLAKDVIRFEEQRDRSLAREAARRDRESV from the coding sequence ATGACCCCAGTCGAATTATTGTCCGAGCTCGAGCCGGTTGCGGAAGCAAACCTGAACCGGCACCTATCCCTCGCCAAAACCTGGCATCCGCACGACTATGTGCCCTGGGGCGAGGGCCGCAATTTCGCGGCCATGGGCGGAACCGATTGGAGCCCTGAGCAATCCAGGCTCAGCCCCCTCGCGCGCGCCGCCATGGTCACCAATCTGCTCACCGAGGACAATCTGCCCTCCTATCACCGGCTGATCTCGGAGTCGTTCTCCCGCGACCGCGCCTGGGGCACCTGGGTGGATCGCTGGACCGCCGAGGAGAACCGGCACGGCATTGCCCTCCGTGACTATCTGGTGGTCACCCGCGGCGTGGATCCGGTCGCGCTGGAGCACGCGCGCATGATCTGCGTTTCACAGGGCGTCGACGATCCCACCGGGACGGGTGATCACGCCGTCCTGCACGGCGTCGCCTACGTCACCTTCCAGGAACTGGCCACCCGTGTCTCGCACCGCAATACGGGCCGCGTCTGCGAAGACCCGATCGCCGATCGCATGCTGGCGCGCATCGCCGCCGACGAAAATCTGCATATGGTCTTCTACCGCAATATCTGCGGTGCGGCCCTGGACCTGGTCCCCGATGACGCCATCGAAGCCATCGCCACGGTGATCCGCAATTTCCGCATGCCCGGCGCCGGCATGCCCGACTTCCGCCGCAATAGTGTCCTGCTGGCCAAACACGGTATCTACGACCTACGCCAGCACCTCGACGAGGTGATCATGCCGGTCCTGCGCCAGTGGAACCTGTTCGACCGCACCGACTTCACCGCCCGCGGCGAACAGACGCGCGAGGAACTGGGCGCGCATCTGGACCAACTCGCCAAGGACGTGATCCGCTTCGAGGAGCAGCGCGACCGCTCCCTGGCCCGCGAAGCCGCCCGCCGCGACCGCGAATCCGTCTGA